The DNA region TAAATTTTACGGTTTTAACCGTATAGGCCCTGGTTTCAAACCGGCTGCACTTAAATCCAAGCCATTGCCATCGGCGCTTTATCCGTCCATCGCGGCCTTCTGCACCATCGCGCATTGACTAATGCTATCATTATGATAGCATCCAACATGCCAAGAAAGATTCGTGAATTGATCCGCGACCTGAAGTCATGGGGCTTTACGGATAGAGGAGGCAAAGGCAGTCATCGGAATTTTTTCCACCCCGATTGCCCGTATCCCGCGACGATTTCGGGCAAGGAAGGCGATGACGCTAAGCGATATCAAGAAAAGGCTCTTCGCTTGGCGAAGAAGGAGATTCAAAATGCGCCGGAAAAAAAGTGATCCTTACCTTAAGGTAGTGGAATGGTCGAAGGAGGACGGTTGCTATGTAGGCACCGCGCCTGGCCTCATTCTAGGCGGGGTGCACGGAAAAAACGAGACAAAGGTTTTTCAAGAGCTGGTCCAAGTTTGCGAGGAAGCCATTCGATTGCTGGAAAAAGAGGGAAAGCCTCTCCCCGACGCTACGGCCAATCAAAAGTATTCCGGAAAGATTCTCTTACGGATTCCCGGAGATCTGCATAAAAAAATCTCGATCCGCGCGATGCGGGAAGGCGAAAGCATCAATCGATTCATCCAGCGACGACTGGAAGCCAAACTCTGATCAAGAACTCCGTCGCTTCGACAGCCGGTTAAACTCATCCTTATCAAAGCCAAGATTTTCGCGACC from bacterium includes:
- a CDS encoding type II toxin-antitoxin system HicA family toxin; amino-acid sequence: MPRKIRELIRDLKSWGFTDRGGKGSHRNFFHPDCPYPATISGKEGDDAKRYQEKALRLAKKEIQNAPEKK
- a CDS encoding toxin-antitoxin system HicB family antitoxin; the encoded protein is MRRKKSDPYLKVVEWSKEDGCYVGTAPGLILGGVHGKNETKVFQELVQVCEEAIRLLEKEGKPLPDATANQKYSGKILLRIPGDLHKKISIRAMREGESINRFIQRRLEAKL